From the Trifolium pratense cultivar HEN17-A07 linkage group LG4, ARS_RC_1.1, whole genome shotgun sequence genome, the window TTTGTTGAAAAGCCATCAGCGAATTGGAGGGAAATAGCTGACAATTGGTTTGGGACTTGTTGTTGTTCGTTTGGAGGTATAAGCGAGAAGCTGGTGATGAGGTATGTGAATTCTCACACGTGCGCGCAGGGGATGTGCCTGTTGAGCTCTACATCTGTCACTTTTTGCAAGGATGATCTTGTGGAAAGTAACTTTCCTGAACGGTGTGGACGGCTGCATGAGTGTAGTTATGTAGCAGATGATTTTGGAGGCGATGCTGTTAGTGAGGGCGCTGGAAACTTTGGGCTGGATGAGGAAAGAACTTCAACCTGCAGTGATGCTGGTGAAGCGAATGGTGTTTTTGATGAAAATGCAAGGGTTGCCCATCCTGAGAATGGACAGCTTTCTGTGAATTTTAACGAAGTTGCTAAGAATGAATCTGATTGCAGTGGTTATTCTCGTATATGTCTAGATTTGAATGACGCTAAAGATGTGACCAACATTCCTAGTTGCTGTACTCAGACAAGCACTCTAGTAGATGAAGATGGTGAACATCATTTATCTACAAATGCTAGGAAGATTGAAACTGTGGAAATTGTGGGGATTCAGAAGACTTTGCTTAATGGTTTTCTTGAAGATGTTTTCATGGCTAGATCATCAAATCTGTCGAAGGATATTTATTGGCATGAATTTACATGCCCGCTATGCACAGCGCTCCTTGGAGCCTACCCATGCTGTGAGGGTTGTGCGCCTGTAGACGGAGGAGTACGATTGTTCAAATGTTATATTTCAACCTGTGTGCCAGTTTTAGGATCAGGCGACATTTTCAGGTTAGCAAAGAATGACTAAATTCACTTATATTTTCTGTTAAAAAATTTTTATCAAAGAAGAGAAATGGCGACTTAGTTTTATACCCTTATAACTCGATTGCAGCTGTCTGTGAAGAAGTAGATGCAGTAAAATATTTATGCTTGTAGGACCCGAATAAGTGAAATTAATGTCTCAATAGATAATTTGATTCAGTTGTTTGCTAAATTTGggaataataaaaattatgatgaatAACGATTGGGTTGTAGAAATATAACATATGGGCAAAATATATTTATTCTCTGTTTCTTACAAAACTTGGTGGAAAAGAAGTGGCAGTGATTGTGAGTCGTCAACTTAAGGTctctttgtgtgtgtgtgtgtgtgtgcggtCTGAATGCTTTTAGGGAAGCGAAATAAATATTTCACAAATAAAGATGGGCCACAGTTATGTCTCTATTCCTAGTAACAATATCTTTTGTTCTTCTATAATTATAGTGTGTCCAAAGATTTTACCAACCAATTTCGTGCATTTTTATACAGAAGAGTAAATAGTTGAAGACATGATTTAACTTTGAATACTTGTGGTTGGCAAATGTATATAGGCAAATAATGATTAAGTAATTTATATGGGGCATGCTGTTTCTTCTTTACCCTGTGTATATGGCTGCATCCACATTGTCCATTTTAGGCTATTTCATGATTGTGATTtgttaaaaacattttttgtctGATTGCAAAATACGGATTCACAGATGCACTGAATAAATCTAATGCTTTATATTTGTCACCAGCAAGTACACGGTAGACAAAATGTTTGCAAATCGGTTGATGGAGTGTGCAAATGATGAGTCAACATTTCGGTTTGTCGTTAGAGATCTGCAAACCAAATCTCCTGTCCTGCAAATCATTCTCCTAAATCCAGATACTTGGTCCTGTTCTGGTAATTGTTCTGGTACAGAGGACAAAGACCCAGATCCTAAATTACAGTTACGGCCGGTCATCAAGGTCCTTTTTTCTGATTCTGAAGCTACAACAGAATCTCAATTAAGGTGAGTTAACAAGTTCTCTCTTTTATTATACCTACTCTATTAATTGGATAATCGAGCTATAATAATTGAAGTTTTctttacttttcctttatttgAAGCACTTATTCTCTCTGCACGTTTCTCTTGATGTTTTTCATGGCAGACCAAAAAATTTACCAAATGTTCTGACtcctttattttgtttgttaccCTCTTGAAACTTGAATGCAGTTTGTCTGCTACCTTGAGAATAATCTTACAACCTTAAAAtaatagacaaaaaatgagcaattttgtttccttttgaatAGGAAAGGGTAGGGATTAATGGATTATGACATGATAGTTGATACCCCTTAACCTTGAATAATCAATAAGTTCATATTTATTCTTATCTGCCTATGAATTTAATCCATTTGTGCAGGATGATTGAGGAATGGGCAGCAAAGAATTCAGCTGAAGACATTTTTATGCTAACTTATCAAATACAAGACCTGGTGGATGCATTGATGTCAGCAAAAGATATGTATCCACCATCATGTGCTTCTCTTCATGGTTTAATTTTGTCATCTTTGCAACGGTAGTAACTACGACCCAACAACTCATTTGGTAACCAAAAGTGTGACCAATCTGGCTCAGTAAAGGATGAAGgattatttttctgtttttttgaaagaaaaaaagttagatAGCTGGAATTAACTTGACAGAATAGGAGCCAGAAAGATGTTTGTCATATTGAAGAGATAGAGTGAATGGTGTTAAATTATTTTCTCCAACCATCACTCTTAATATTTCTCACCTAAGGAATGCACAATGGTCATGTGGATGGAGATTCTTTAGAGTTGAATATGTAACTGAACAATATTAAACCAACaaaatgtgttttgtttttatgaatcAATCTGTCTTAGACTGAAGACACGTTTCTTAAGAAACAATTGAATCAatctgttttgttttgtttttatcatcAATCTGTCAAGTTTAAGTTTGAAAGCGTGTATATGTGTTTATGTTTAAGAGTATTGCTTTAAAGTTTTAACATAAGGTTTATAGTATACTCATTGAAAAATTATGTATCTCCTTAACTCTCTCATCAGCCACTCCCAACAAGTTCAATACTATTCATAATCGTACAAGTTGTcgtttataaatattataattataataattatcatAAACCGGACAACAATCTTACAAATGGCAAGTAATTTTGTAATGAGATTAATTTTGCACTATACAATATTCTCCCTATAATAAAAAAGCAACCCGTCCTTAAATTTAAACTTGTAactttttttggaaaaaaaaaaaagcaaaattcATCAAAATAGAAATGCACCAgccgggaatcgaacccgggtctGTACCGTGGCAGGGTACTATTCTACCACTAGACCACTGGTGCTTCttgaataaaatttaaaattgtaaaccAAAATCCCGTTTTGTTCGTCGCTTTGCATGTTTGTTTCCTCTCTACTCTTTCTTCCTGCTAGAATTTCACTGTAATCATTATTCTCAACCTAACCTCGCTCCCAAAATGTTTCACTCCACAACGTTAACCATTTTACTCCTAGGTATGTGCTTTCTCGTTTTCACATCTTCTTCTCTTTCGTTTTAGTTacttcaaaagattcatctaATTTCTTCAATTCTCTATATTGTTTTGCAGGTTTTCTCTTCCAGATATCATGGGTCGCTTCAATTTCGATGCCGAGTTCCAATTGTTACGCTTTCAATAATTCAAGTCGAATTGTTGATTTTGTATCCTTCATTTCCACACGCTTCAAGTTATCAACTTTTATTGGCCATTGTATTTAATTATTACTAATCTCAAATGGgtcatttattgattttaattttaatttattaatggtAATTAGTTGATGATATCATTGATATGGTTaatatcaattatttttatgctttttttgtttctttcataAGTTTGTTTTTACTTGACTGTTATTAATTAGAGTAGCTGGATTGGTTACCCTTTTGAGTATGATGATGAGAAGGTAATGCTTGTTGTAATATATGAATGATTTTGTTGGAGTGCTCAATTTTGATCTGAGTTACTAGGAATAGTGCTAAGTTTTTCACTTTGTATTGATGCAGCAAGGTTCTGATTTGGTGGTTCGATTCTGCAAGGACGTAGAAAGTAGATCGCAAACGGTAGTTTATGTTACCATTCTTCTAAGCACTTGTTTATTATTTGCTCTAATTGTGTAGTCTGGCGAAGAGCTTTCTTAGTTTTGCATTTGTTGATCATCTTAGTATTTTCTACTTCAAGCTCCTACGGCCTAAGTACTATGCCTATATATGCAAACCGTATTTCACTCCATCTGGATAGTAATAGTAACAGTATAGATCTTTAAATGGTTGCTAATTGCAACCGATATCGGTTCATATGTTAAATGGATAACTCacaaattgaaaatatatactaCTGAATAGCTTAATTTTTGTTACTTCTATTTGGGTTTCTGCTTCTGGTTATTTTagggagattttttttttgtatatttgcAAAAGGATAAGGACACTTTTGAGctgatttatttttgtttcttgtgCCTTCTCTTCCACACCCTATTGAAAAAGAAGGTTTTAAGAAGATTATTGGTTATTTGTTTGTGTCtttcaatatttaataaaaGGTTAATGTACAAAAGTGTTTTCTGGAGTTGTTTTGCACCAATGAACAATCGAATATGTAGTGACTTTCAAAAACTTAAATCATGTTAAGCTGCAGCAATTGTGGATCATATATCTGGTAGAGATTTACTTAAATTTGAAATCTAATCAGGACATAGATGTCAAGTTTATGTGGTAAATAACTATTGTTGGATGCTTGGGTTATTTTGTTTCTTGTTATTTTGAACTTTTACTAAGAAGGTGTTTCCATTTTCATTTGATGTAATTATTGTAATATATTCTTCACTTCATCAGCTGATGCCCAAACCTATTTAGGGATATGTTGATTTTGGTCGATTTGACAACTTCAACTACTTTGTTGCTGGTTCTGGCCAATCTGATTTTGTACAAGTAAGTTCTctgttctatattttttttaaataaaaaaatgagtaAGGACACTGCATCATAAGTGTAAATTTATTTcggaaggaaagaaaattattataatttgttttgtttctttttttaaactTTCTATCTGAGCTGTTGCTAGTGAGAAAAACTAGCCGTCTCAAACGCAgaaaaatgttatatatttggaaTTAGTAATCAAAGATTGAATGCAGAAAGGATGCAACTGTGAAAGTAGCTTACTCATTTTACTAGTCACATAATTAGTattgtaacttaaaaaaaaattccatgttTCAAAGATGTTGTAATCTCCTTTGTCATTGTGAGACTGCATTGGCATCTGGAGAGAGTAAATAGGTATTGCGTAAGTGCACACGCAAAGTTTCCTAACACgtgaactaaaaaaataaacattatgtTTCAAACTTGAATatacatttttctttcaattctcaTTATCTTTCTTGACACTTTTTCTCCTGCTTTCCATGCCATTTTCTCAATGTATAGGAGTTTTATAATGGTGACCTAATGGGTTGTGAACAAACTTATGACAAAATGGGACGAACATCTCAGGTTGGTGCTACTCTGAAATTTCCATTATTTTATTAACAGTTCTCGAAACTCCAGAACATAGATGGGGGAAATGGGAATAGTGTAAATATGATGAAGAGAGGCATTAAAAGGTACAAGTTCCTGGGTTGGAACTGGGAACTGTATAACTATGATGAACCACACGACTTATTTAACTTCGAAGCACAGAGACGCATTAAATTCCCATTAGGCTAAATATTTAGTCTAATATATGAATGTTTTTCTATATCATAGTTATTGTGTCATTATGTGATACCTGTACCTTTCTCATGTTAACATTCATGTCTTTCAGGTAAATATCATATGTGGGAGTTGTCCTAATGGACAATGTAAAGGTATGACTATATTTGAGACATTGGGTTGTTTAGAAGCAAAGTTTATTGGAATGTGCTCAATAAAAAATGCTGAAATTAGAGGGAAAAAGTTTTGAGAGgcttataataaaataaatcactGAATGATGTATGCAAAGCAAAATTTCACTATGGATTTTCTCATTAGACATTACTTGTCTTAGTGCCACATTGAAATGGCTTTTGCTATTTAATTACCGTTTCAAAGTAGCATATCACATTCTTTTTGGCTTTTTTTGACTTGCAGGTCGTCCTGGATGCATATGTCATGTCGAATATGAATCGAAGTGCAGGTCTTTTATACTTTGCTCTATTCTCAGCCATCCTTTTTAAACCAAAAATGCATACGTCTGAACCCTCACTATGTTTGTTTGCGAGTGAAACATAAGAGTGATCTTTACATCAAGTTGAAATTTTGGGGGTCTATAATACTGTAGATTTGAAGGCTCCATTCTCCCTTATGAATGTAACTTTTAGGTTTAGATATGAATTAAAATCTTGCAGTTTTTACCCTCCTTTGGTGCTTACATTTTTTCTTTGGATAATGATCCCTTGATATATGTGTTTGGGTGTGTATTGCTTATAATCCATTAAGCTATTGATCCCTATTTTCCATAAAGGATTGATTCATATAGTTTTCATCCATTAAGATAGGCCaagtctatggtgcacaagtgagACAAGTCTTTCACCATGCACAAACCTCTTTTCACCATTGGATCAATAAGTCTCACCATTGGATCAAATGAGATGTGATCCAATGGTGAAAACAAGTTTGTGCATGAAGACATGTGTCACTTGTGCATACTAGACAAAGCCATTAAGATATTGATCCTTGTTAGACTAAAATCCAAATGACTGGAAACAAAAGAGTACACACACGCGGAGACATATAGGGACCaacacataaatataaaaaccatTGGGAATTAGGGGCACAAATACTGTTAAACCTGCCCTTTATCGTGAAATATAAAACAACAAGGGCATTGCTTTAATATTTTTCTGCTGCTCTATGTCTTAAACTACTCATATTGATGAAACGCCTTGCTATGTGGTTAAATGAATATTGTTAGAACCAAGTTGCATTATATATTGCATGTTTCTATTCCAATATTTCATGAAAGGACCAAACACCGTGATATCGATGTTGATGGCCATTTTATCCGAGAAAAGCTTCTTTCAATTAGTTTTTGTCTAACTCCACAAACATTCAGCCAATATATTTATCAAGTCTTTAGGACCTTGGGTTAATTTTAAGGGGCAACATTATGTATTCCATATTGAGGAGCAACATTAAAATTAGTCAAATGCAACTTCAGTCACCACATAGCTGTAATGTAATTGACTTGTAGCCGAGTGTTATGAACTAGCATATATAACTGTTTTTTTAGCTACTCTTGATTTTTGGTTGAACTGTATGCCTATTATCCTACTTCCTTGACATATGCCTGGTGCTTTTTGCTGTTCTTGATTTACAATGTTTACAGTTGAAGTGTGACCTTTGAATATGTAAAAACCATTTCCATTTTGATGTCTCTCAGAGCCTTAATTGAACTTGCAATTTCATGTGATAAACCGGGCCCACAAGTGTTCCAAGGCTTCACTGTTGGTTTTCATCCTCGATCATGGGAACTTGTGAGCAGCTCTACCATTCTcactttttttattgatttttttcttgATAGGAGTATACATAATTCCAggaattaaattatattaagttCCGGAACTGAGTTtttaatctaataattttttagctGTTCCAAATAAAAGAATTTATATTAAGTATTTAAGTTCCCAATTCAGTTCTTGTAGgattttcataaaatcaagGCATGCTAATTAA encodes:
- the LOC123924608 gene encoding uncharacterized protein LOC123924608 isoform X1 — translated: MVIEAKVSEQKWRYTWESQSHTPTLRLLLFPFSKTLNPSLNLTVHLHSPPSFLTLTSSSSATAPLSLRVPIPNVLLDADFPPTVRSFSDHIEVKLLLLLPVDHPALSALHQSSPLPQPLLMEYDVDKLSSAEKVDFVCRSCGLGLTKKPIRNFVEKPSANWREIADNWFGTCCCSFGGISEKLVMRYVNSHTCAQGMCLLSSTSVTFCKDDLVESNFPERCGRLHECSYVADDFGGDAVSEGAGNFGLDEERTSTCSDAGEANGVFDENARVAHPENGQLSVNFNEVAKNESDCSGYSRICLDLNDAKDVTNIPSCCTQTSTLVDEDGEHHLSTNARKIETVEIVGIQKTLLNGFLEDVFMARSSNLSKDIYWHEFTCPLCTALLGAYPCCEGCAPVDGGVRLFKCYISTCVPVLGSGDIFSKYTVDKMFANRLMECANDESTFRFVVRDLQTKSPVLQIILLNPDTWSCSGNCSGTEDKDPDPKLQLRPVIKVLFSDSEATTESQLRMIEEWAAKNSAEDIFMLTYQIQDLVDALMSAKDMYPPSCASLHGLILSSLQR
- the LOC123924608 gene encoding uncharacterized protein LOC123924608 isoform X2; amino-acid sequence: MVIEAKVSEQKWRYTWESQSHTPTLRLLLFPFSKTLNPSLNLTVHLHSPPSFLTLTSSSSATAPLSLRVPIPNVLLDADFPPTVRSFSDHIEVKLLLLLPVDHPALSALHQSSPLPQPLLMEYDVDKLSSAEKVDFVCRSCGLGLTKKPIRNFVEKPSANWREIADNWFGTCCCSFGGISEKLVMRYVNSHTCAQGMCLLSSTSVTFCKDDLVESNFPERCGRLHECSYVADDFGGDAVSEGAGNFGLDEERTSTCSDAGEANGVFDENARVAHPENGQLSVNLNDAKDVTNIPSCCTQTSTLVDEDGEHHLSTNARKIETVEIVGIQKTLLNGFLEDVFMARSSNLSKDIYWHEFTCPLCTALLGAYPCCEGCAPVDGGVRLFKCYISTCVPVLGSGDIFSKYTVDKMFANRLMECANDESTFRFVVRDLQTKSPVLQIILLNPDTWSCSGNCSGTEDKDPDPKLQLRPVIKVLFSDSEATTESQLRMIEEWAAKNSAEDIFMLTYQIQDLVDALMSAKDMYPPSCASLHGLILSSLQR